The Populus nigra chromosome 19, ddPopNigr1.1, whole genome shotgun sequence genome includes a window with the following:
- the LOC133680478 gene encoding zinc finger A20 and AN1 domain-containing stress-associated protein 5-like, with protein sequence MAQRAEKEETEFKVPETLTSCINNCGVTGNPATNNMCQKCFNASTSTSNSSSSSTATSMTFAATATSVSNNEILKFTGEKSARSSISRSLVKDPQKSPETASDKERSCAYHVAKKEVNRCSGCRRRVGLTGFRCRCGELFCWEHRYSDRHDCSYDYKTAGREAIARENPVVKAAKIVRV encoded by the coding sequence aTGGCTCAAAGAGCAGAGAAAGAAGAGACCGAGTTCAAGGTACCAGAAACCTTGACTTCATGTATCAATAATTGTGGAGTTACGGGTAATCCTGCAACTAACAACATGTGTCAGAAATGTTTCAACGCTAGCACCAGCACGTCtaattcttcttcctcttccaccGCCACTAGCATGACGTTTGCAGCAACAGCCACCAGCGTATCTAACAACGAGATCTTAAAATTCACCGGCGAGAAGTCGGCGAGATCCAGCATATCTCGTTCGCTGGTGAAAGATCCACAAAAGTCACCTGAAACAGCATCGGATAAAGAAAGATCCTGTGCCTATCATGTGGCGAAGAAAGAGGTGAACAGGTGCTCAGGGTGCCGAAGAAGAGTGGGATTGACTGGATTCCGGTGTCGGTGTGGGGAGCTGTTTTGCTGGGAGCATCGGTACTCAGATCGACATGATTGTAGCTACGATTACAAAACTGCAGGTCGCGAAGCTATCGCGAGAGAGAATCCTGTTGTTAAAGCTGCCAAGATTGTTAGAGTTTGA